One segment of Haloplanus natans DSM 17983 DNA contains the following:
- a CDS encoding acyl-CoA synthetase family protein, translating into MAADVLGDLVARDRRSDAVALRVDATGREISYRDFCTTAWKAGHALSHCGVHPGARVALAPDPAPQPLSTLFGAACLGARVTFDAEAAARAVLVPADRECDLERRPGRAVVVYGDAPEDPGITHWERTVWSENPVRPPGERDADEVVLDGAEPRSASNRTQSGNPGSTAYTHREVLAAAARVVDVAGLDADTSVGLRAPLTDPRAVVAGVVAPLSVGGTVVLPEGASDADVFVGDGSEWGFDVADVSL; encoded by the coding sequence TCCGTGTCGACGCGACCGGCCGCGAGATCAGCTATCGCGACTTCTGTACCACCGCGTGGAAGGCGGGTCACGCGCTCAGTCACTGCGGTGTCCATCCGGGGGCACGCGTGGCGCTCGCGCCCGACCCGGCGCCACAGCCGTTGTCGACGCTGTTCGGCGCCGCGTGCCTCGGTGCGCGTGTGACCTTCGACGCCGAGGCGGCGGCCCGGGCCGTCCTCGTCCCCGCCGACCGCGAGTGCGACCTGGAACGTCGCCCGGGGCGGGCGGTCGTCGTCTACGGCGACGCGCCCGAAGACCCGGGAATCACCCACTGGGAGCGGACGGTCTGGAGCGAGAACCCCGTGCGACCGCCCGGCGAACGCGACGCCGACGAGGTGGTCCTCGACGGCGCGGAACCACGTTCCGCGAGCAACCGGACGCAGTCCGGTAACCCCGGATCGACGGCGTACACGCACCGCGAGGTGTTGGCCGCGGCGGCGCGCGTCGTCGACGTGGCGGGCCTCGACGCCGATACGTCGGTGGGGCTCCGGGCGCCCCTGACCGATCCGCGAGCGGTCGTCGCGGGCGTGGTCGCCCCGCTTTCGGTCGGCGGGACGGTCGTGCTTCCGGAGGGAGCGTCGGACGCGGACGTATTCGTGGGCGACGGGAGTGAGTGGGGCTTCGACGTGGCCGACGTGTCACTCTAA
- a CDS encoding short-chain fatty acid transporter — protein sequence MTARQRVQSFGRAMADWSEKWVPSPFLFAVILTLIAYGAAIAFTPDGPYQNIVNWYDGFWTLLTFAMQMVLILVTGYAVADSDFVSGYLNKLASVPNDNTQAASLVAAVSLVFGYFHWGIGLIVGAIFAIFVARAGHERGKTFHYPILCAAGYTSQTIWHVGPSTSAGLLSATEGHPFQDIIGIVPLSESVFTIYAFGIAVLVFLTVIPVLAFLAPEESDATGIDEYAPSLLKGDAEEAISDGGTTTTGAEQVRRSPADRLNDSRAIAYLIAAGMLVYVVQYFVNAGGIGEALDLNVFNFTFIALGLLLHKTPAAYMETIRDATEGAAGIILQFPFYAGILGIISNSGLSDLIAEGLLAVATPQTFPVIAWLLGGVMNLFVPSGGGEWGIIGGVVGSAAVELGVAPGKAIVAYGVGDMWTNMFQPFWAIPLLGLTKVRARDILGYTMIVMVVLFPVFALGLYFLPY from the coding sequence ATGACAGCTAGACAGCGCGTGCAGTCGTTCGGCCGGGCGATGGCGGACTGGTCGGAGAAGTGGGTCCCGAGCCCGTTCCTCTTCGCGGTGATCCTGACGCTCATCGCGTACGGGGCGGCGATCGCGTTCACGCCGGACGGGCCGTATCAGAACATCGTGAACTGGTACGACGGGTTCTGGACGCTGTTGACGTTCGCGATGCAGATGGTGCTCATCCTGGTGACGGGCTACGCCGTTGCCGACTCCGACTTCGTGAGCGGCTATCTGAACAAACTCGCGTCGGTTCCGAACGACAACACGCAGGCGGCGTCGCTGGTGGCCGCCGTCTCGCTCGTCTTCGGATATTTCCACTGGGGGATCGGCCTCATCGTCGGGGCCATCTTCGCCATCTTCGTCGCGCGGGCGGGCCACGAACGCGGGAAGACGTTCCACTATCCGATCCTGTGTGCCGCCGGCTACACGAGCCAGACCATCTGGCACGTCGGCCCGTCGACGAGTGCGGGATTGCTCTCCGCGACGGAGGGCCACCCGTTTCAGGACATCATCGGCATCGTCCCGCTCAGCGAGAGCGTCTTCACCATCTACGCGTTCGGCATCGCCGTCCTCGTGTTTCTGACGGTGATTCCGGTGCTCGCCTTCCTCGCACCGGAGGAGAGTGACGCGACGGGAATCGACGAGTACGCCCCGAGCCTGCTGAAAGGCGACGCCGAGGAGGCCATCTCGGACGGTGGGACGACGACCACCGGGGCGGAACAGGTGAGGCGGTCGCCGGCCGACCGCCTCAACGACAGTCGGGCCATCGCGTACCTGATCGCCGCCGGCATGCTGGTGTATGTCGTCCAGTACTTCGTCAACGCGGGCGGCATCGGCGAGGCACTCGACCTGAACGTCTTCAACTTCACGTTCATCGCACTCGGCCTACTCTTGCACAAGACGCCGGCGGCGTACATGGAGACGATCCGTGACGCGACGGAGGGGGCGGCGGGCATCATCCTGCAGTTCCCCTTCTACGCGGGCATCCTCGGCATCATCAGCAACTCCGGGCTCTCGGACCTGATCGCGGAGGGACTGCTCGCGGTGGCGACGCCACAGACGTTCCCGGTGATCGCGTGGCTCCTCGGCGGCGTCATGAACCTGTTCGTCCCGAGCGGCGGCGGCGAGTGGGGGATCATCGGTGGCGTCGTCGGGAGCGCGGCGGTCGAACTCGGCGTGGCGCCGGGGAAAGCCATCGTCGCCTACGGCGTCGGCGACATGTGGACGAACATGTTCCAGCCGTTCTGGGCCATCCCGCTGCTGGGCCTGACCAAGGTTCGCGCCCGCGACATCCTCGGTTACACCATGATCGTCATGGTGGTGCTGTTCCCTGTGTTCGCCCTCGGGCTGTACTTCCTGCCGTACTGA